Proteins from a single region of Catenulispora acidiphila DSM 44928:
- a CDS encoding roadblock/LC7 domain-containing protein, whose product MKPPTSSIALVSELRALREKVVGITDSIISTADGLLVASESDNGSGEQESLAALCAAGVALGTRTAAHVGLGGLRESVIRAAGGHVVFASIGENALLAVVGDEGLDLANLRRELPGAVDVLGKLLAANATT is encoded by the coding sequence GTGAAGCCACCGACATCGTCCATTGCCTTGGTCAGCGAGCTGCGAGCGCTGCGCGAAAAGGTCGTGGGTATCACCGACAGCATCATCTCCACCGCCGACGGCTTGCTCGTCGCCTCCGAGTCCGACAACGGATCGGGGGAACAGGAATCGCTCGCCGCGCTCTGCGCCGCCGGCGTGGCGCTGGGTACGCGCACCGCCGCGCACGTCGGGCTCGGAGGTCTGCGCGAGTCGGTCATCCGGGCGGCCGGCGGGCATGTCGTCTTCGCCTCGATCGGGGAGAACGCGCTGCTGGCCGTCGTCGGCGACGAGGGCCTGGACCTGGCGAACCTGCGGCGCGAACTGCCGGGGGCGGTCGACGTGCTCGGCAAGCTGCTGGCGGCGAACGCCACGACCTGA
- a CDS encoding MFS transporter, whose product MPRRPAETSRPHYNVIFAVLLIGISAYAVLQSLVAPVLATFITALHTTQDTATWLMTAYLLSASVATPILGRIGDKVGKERMLVLTLLALTLGSGLAALSHSVALMIIARAIQGLGGGLLPLSFGIIRDEFPPEKVNSAIGLGSATVAVGGGLGLLIAGPIVTHLNYHWLFWIPMVLTAIATVACWRFVPESPVRTPGKISWGAAVLLSAWLVMLLLAVSEGPTWGWGSTKVIGLFLGAVVCLPLWILTELKSSAPLIDMRMMRLPAVWTTNVVALLFGVGMYTVMTFLPQLVQTPRATAGYGLSASITQSGVYLLPMTIGMFLLGIAAAPLAKRIGLKAVLVLGCAVSIPGFAALAFGHSQGWEIYLACGLLGIGIGLAFASMSAIVVQSVPAAQVGVASGMNANIRTIGGAFGSSVAASVLATGVTAANPLPKDAGYTHVFWLLAAAAVLATLAALIIPAVKARSAPTIDELSVDDGAVPAAA is encoded by the coding sequence ATGCCCAGACGCCCGGCGGAGACTTCGCGTCCCCACTACAACGTCATCTTCGCGGTCCTGCTCATCGGCATCTCCGCCTACGCGGTCCTGCAGTCGCTCGTCGCCCCGGTCCTGGCGACCTTCATCACCGCCCTGCACACGACGCAGGACACGGCGACGTGGCTGATGACGGCCTACCTGCTGTCCGCCTCGGTCGCCACCCCGATCCTCGGCCGCATCGGCGACAAGGTCGGCAAGGAGCGGATGCTGGTCCTCACGCTGCTCGCGCTGACCCTCGGCTCGGGGCTGGCGGCGCTGTCGCACTCCGTCGCCCTGATGATCATCGCGCGCGCGATCCAGGGCCTCGGCGGCGGACTGCTGCCGCTGTCCTTCGGCATCATCCGCGACGAGTTCCCGCCGGAGAAGGTGAACTCCGCGATCGGTCTCGGCTCGGCGACGGTCGCCGTCGGCGGCGGTCTCGGACTGCTGATCGCGGGCCCGATCGTCACGCACCTGAACTACCACTGGCTGTTCTGGATACCGATGGTGCTGACCGCGATCGCCACCGTCGCTTGCTGGCGCTTCGTGCCGGAATCCCCGGTGCGCACGCCCGGGAAGATCAGCTGGGGCGCGGCGGTCCTGCTCTCGGCCTGGCTCGTGATGCTGCTGCTGGCCGTCAGCGAGGGCCCGACCTGGGGCTGGGGCTCGACGAAGGTGATCGGGCTGTTCCTCGGCGCGGTGGTCTGCCTGCCGCTGTGGATCCTCACCGAGCTGAAGTCGAGCGCGCCGCTGATCGACATGCGGATGATGCGCCTGCCGGCGGTGTGGACGACCAACGTCGTGGCGCTGCTGTTCGGCGTCGGGATGTACACGGTGATGACGTTCCTGCCGCAGCTCGTGCAGACCCCCCGCGCCACGGCCGGCTACGGGCTCAGCGCCAGCATCACGCAGTCCGGCGTCTACCTGCTGCCCATGACGATCGGCATGTTCCTGCTCGGCATCGCCGCCGCGCCGCTGGCCAAGCGCATCGGGCTGAAGGCCGTGCTGGTCCTCGGCTGCGCGGTCAGCATCCCCGGCTTCGCCGCCCTCGCCTTCGGGCATTCGCAGGGCTGGGAGATCTACCTGGCGTGCGGACTGCTCGGCATCGGCATCGGCCTGGCGTTCGCCTCGATGTCCGCGATCGTGGTCCAGTCGGTCCCGGCCGCGCAGGTCGGCGTCGCCAGCGGCATGAACGCCAACATCCGCACCATCGGCGGCGCGTTCGGCAGCAGCGTGGCGGCGAGCGTCCTGGCCACCGGCGTCACCGCCGCCAACCCCCTGCCGAAGGACGCCGGCTACACGCACGTGTTCTGGCTCCTCGCCGCCGCGGCGGTCCTCGCGACCCTCGCGGCCCTGATCATCCCGGCGGTCAAGGCGCGATCGGCGCCGACCATCGACGAGCTGAGCGTGGACGACGGCGCGGTTCCCGCCGCCGCTTAG
- a CDS encoding TetR/AcrR family transcriptional regulator produces the protein MAETPIAPTAAEPTKRGGRPPLTESRKDEIRLEIAFAAVRLFTEQGLDATSVAQIAEAAGIATRTLWRYFPSKEACAAPLLSFGLDRFASYVRDWPADRPLAEAADDTRWFSDTSPTRLLLVIDLLRLTHTEPLLDAVWSRCYSEAVAPLAVVLGARLGQPADDLRVKVKASMLLAAMHQGLRHYVCRAPGEYGPSLEDTIRAAARIGLAAAEAELGA, from the coding sequence ATGGCCGAGACGCCGATCGCGCCGACCGCGGCGGAACCGACGAAGCGGGGCGGCAGGCCGCCGCTGACCGAGTCGCGCAAGGACGAGATCCGTCTGGAGATCGCGTTCGCGGCGGTGCGCCTGTTCACCGAGCAGGGTCTGGACGCGACGTCGGTCGCGCAGATCGCCGAGGCCGCGGGCATCGCGACGCGCACGCTGTGGCGCTACTTCCCCAGCAAGGAGGCGTGCGCGGCGCCGCTGCTCTCGTTCGGTCTGGACCGGTTCGCCTCGTACGTGCGCGACTGGCCCGCCGACCGTCCGCTGGCCGAGGCCGCCGACGACACGCGCTGGTTCAGCGACACCTCGCCGACGCGGCTGCTGCTGGTCATCGACCTGCTCCGGCTGACGCACACCGAGCCGCTGCTCGACGCGGTGTGGAGCCGCTGCTACTCCGAGGCGGTGGCGCCGCTGGCGGTCGTGCTCGGCGCGCGCCTCGGGCAGCCGGCCGACGACCTGCGGGTCAAGGTCAAGGCCTCGATGCTGCTGGCGGCGATGCACCAGGGGTTGCGGCACTACGTCTGCCGCGCGCCGGGTGAGTACGGGCCGTCGCTGGAGGACACGATCCGGGCCGCGGCGCGGATCGGGCTCGCGGCGGCGGAGGCCGAGCTCGGGGCGTGA